Proteins encoded within one genomic window of Bos mutus isolate GX-2022 chromosome 9, NWIPB_WYAK_1.1, whole genome shotgun sequence:
- the SFT2D1 gene encoding vesicle transport protein SFT2A, protein MEKLRRVLSGQDDEEQGLTAQVLDASTLSFNTRLKWFAICFVSGIFFSILGTGLLWLPGGIKLFAVFYTFGNIAALASTCFLMGPVKQLKKMFETTRLLATVIMLLCFVLTLCAALWWHKKGLAVLFCILQFLSMTWYSLSYIPYARDAVIKCCSSLLS, encoded by the exons ATGGAGAAGCTGCGGCGGGTCCTAAGCGGCCAGGACGACGAGGAGCAGGGCCTGACCGCGCAG GTCCTTGATGCCTCGACGCTCAGTTTCAACACCaggctgaagtggtttgccatatgCTTCGTCAGTGGCATCTTCTTCTCCATCCTT GGAACTGGATTGCTGTGGCTCCCTGGAGGCATAAAGCTTTTTGCAGTGTTTTACACCTTTGGAAATATTGCTGCGTTGGCCAG TACATGCTTTTTAATGGGGCCTGTGAAACAGctgaagaaaatgtttgaaacaaCCAGACTGCTTGCAACAGTTATTATGCTT CTGTGTTTCGTGCTCACCCTGTGCGCTGCCCTTTGG TGGCATAAGAAGGGGCTGGCCGTATTATTCTGCATATTGCAGTTCCTGTCGATGACCTG GTACAGCCTGTCATATATCCCGTATGCAAG ggatgcAGTAATTAAGTGCTGTTCTTCTCTTCTGAGCTGA
- the PRR18 gene encoding LOW QUALITY PROTEIN: proline-rich protein 18 (The sequence of the model RefSeq protein was modified relative to this genomic sequence to represent the inferred CDS: deleted 1 base in 1 codon) yields MPFPPAPPPPPTPAPGVPATRPPPRKPGAPRKAAAPACAPPGPSPPAVAAEKKRRPPERPPGPLSSSWPSATLKRPPARRAPGPASPRAPAPCASRPAGSGDGPAGTAASGARTAASGAGPDAALRFSLSLTPEAVLVIQRRHLERQLLARPRRAPPADAGRPPAPCPRAAGLGRRLAPPPPPVPVPGPRPADLRSLLKVSLLNERHKYDDVEYEEEAAAADEGLVRKCTEWLRGVESAAAARDRAGPLDALPHLSSL; encoded by the exons ATGCCGTTcccgcccgcgccgccgccgccgcccaccCCGGCCCCCGGGGTCCCCGCCACGCGCCCGCCGCCCCGGAAGCCCGGCGCCCCGCGCAAGGCGGCGGCGCCCGCCTGCGCCCCGCCCGGACCCTCGCCGCCCGCCGTGGCCGCCGAGAAGAAGAGGAGGCCTCCCGAGCGGCCGCCCGGG CCGCTGTCCAGCTCCTGGCCCTCCGCCACTCTGAAGCGGCCGCCGGCCCGCCGCGCCCCCGGCCCGGCCTCCCCGCGCGCCCCGGCCCCGTGCGCGTCACGGCCGGCCGGTTCCGGCGACGGCCCCGCGGGGACCGCGGCCTCAGGGGCGCGGACCGCCGCCTCGGGCGCCGGGCCGGACGCCGCCCTGCGCTTCTCGCTGAGCCTCACGCCCGAGGCCGTGCTGGTCATCCAGCGGCGCCACCTGGAGAGGCAGCTGCTGGCTCGGCCCCGGCGGGCGCCCCCAGCCGACGCCGGGCGCccgcccgccccctgcccccgggCCGCGGGCCTCGGCCGCCGTctggccccgccgccgccgcccgtcCCCGTCCCCGGCCCGCGGCCCGCCGACCTGCGCTCGCTGCTCAAGGTGTCGCTGCTCAACGAACGGCACAAATACGACGACGTGGAGTACGAGGAGGAGGCCGCGGCCGCCGACGAGGGCCTGGTGCGCAAGTGCACCGAGTGGCTGCGCGGCGTGGAGTCGGCGGCCGCCGCGCGCGACCGGGCGGGGCCCCTGGACGCGCTGCCGCACCTGAGCTCGCTGTGA